A genomic window from Leptospira andrefontaineae includes:
- a CDS encoding 3-hydroxyacyl-CoA dehydrogenase family protein, which produces MREIKTVTVLGANGTMGAGSAAIVAAFGKAKVHMLARDVNKAKEGIEKAISSIKTDTIRPRLIPGSYDQDLEKAVSESDWVFELVAESYEVKEPINKRIAKARKPGTIVSTVSSGLSIARLADAFDEDGKKHYYGTHFFNPPYKMILCELVTHAGNDKKVTKKLGEYLDKTLGRAVVYTNDTPAFAGNRIGFQLINEAAIKAEEYSDKGGIALIDAIMSGYTGRAMAPLDTADFVGLDVHKAIVDNLYEMTKDAAHSTFKLPGYFQKLIDRGDLGRKSGQGLYKMTKTPDGKKEKLYYDIKGDLFVPVPKFDIPFIKEANRRIGEADYIGAMNIVKEAKGLEADIARYFIARYVSYSLSLVGEVVDSKEMTDLAMGTGFNWAPASAFVDFLGGPKETISLITKAKLPVPEVLAKAKAGKPFYQLKDILDARSLFKG; this is translated from the coding sequence ATGAGGGAAATCAAAACCGTAACCGTTCTTGGCGCAAATGGGACAATGGGCGCCGGATCCGCAGCTATCGTGGCAGCTTTTGGTAAAGCAAAGGTCCATATGTTAGCCCGTGATGTTAACAAAGCTAAAGAAGGGATCGAAAAAGCTATTTCTTCCATCAAAACGGACACTATCCGTCCTAGATTAATTCCTGGTTCTTATGACCAAGACCTGGAAAAAGCAGTCTCAGAATCCGATTGGGTTTTCGAGCTTGTTGCAGAAAGTTATGAAGTTAAAGAACCGATCAACAAAAGGATCGCGAAAGCTCGTAAACCGGGCACTATCGTATCCACTGTTTCTTCCGGTCTTTCTATCGCTCGTCTAGCAGATGCTTTCGACGAAGACGGTAAAAAACATTATTACGGAACTCACTTCTTCAACCCTCCGTATAAAATGATCCTTTGCGAATTGGTAACTCATGCAGGAAACGATAAGAAAGTTACTAAAAAACTAGGCGAGTATCTGGATAAAACTCTGGGACGCGCTGTAGTTTATACGAATGATACTCCAGCATTCGCAGGTAACAGGATCGGATTCCAGTTGATCAATGAAGCTGCTATCAAAGCGGAAGAATATTCCGACAAGGGTGGTATCGCACTTATCGACGCGATCATGAGCGGATACACTGGAAGAGCAATGGCTCCTCTAGACACTGCTGACTTCGTTGGTTTAGATGTTCACAAGGCAATCGTAGACAACCTCTATGAGATGACTAAAGATGCTGCACATTCTACATTCAAACTTCCTGGTTATTTCCAAAAGTTAATCGATCGCGGTGACTTAGGAAGAAAGTCCGGACAAGGTCTTTATAAAATGACCAAAACTCCTGACGGTAAAAAGGAAAAACTCTATTACGATATCAAAGGTGACCTGTTTGTTCCGGTACCTAAATTTGATATTCCTTTTATCAAGGAAGCAAACCGCAGGATCGGCGAAGCTGATTATATCGGTGCAATGAATATCGTAAAAGAAGCGAAAGGTCTGGAAGCAGATATCGCTCGTTACTTTATCGCTCGTTACGTAAGCTACTCTCTTTCCCTCGTAGGAGAAGTTGTAGATAGCAAAGAAATGACTGACCTTGCAATGGGAACCGGATTTAACTGGGCACCTGCTTCTGCATTCGTGGACTTCTTAGGCGGACCTAAGGAAACAATCAGTCTAATCACTAAAGCAAAACTTCCTGTTCCGGAAGTATTGGCAAAAGCGAAAGCGGGAAAACCTTTCTATCAATTGAAAGATATTTTAGACGCTCGTTCTCTTTTTAAAGGATAA
- a CDS encoding acetyl-CoA acetyltransferase produces the protein MKDAVYVLGGEQTDFQRNWTKEGKTFMSLFREAVQDGLEKVGLTPDEIKKLNKQNRIGVFVGNFDAEQYAVQGHLGAFLTEVDPCFFGVPGARYEAACASGSVALDAAQTKLRSKDYDVAIVVGMEIMKTVSSSVGGDFLGTAAYYDKEAKGVQFPFPKLFGKLADVLLERYKLDEKRYMGALAEISRINYANAKRNPKAQTRSWFMNNEHANSRGGEFNMAVGGRLAITDCSQVTDGAALVVLANKNYAEEFAKKKGTKLSAYPKIKGWGHRVAPITFEAKVAESKGDKWVLPWTRQTVKDAFDRSGLNTKDIDVFETHDCFTSSEYAAISAFGITQPGKEHEAIEDGVIDFHGKKPINPSGGLIGAGHPVGASGVRMMLDIYKQVTGTAGDYQVEGAKNGLMLNIGGSATTNYVFVVGK, from the coding sequence ATGAAAGATGCAGTTTACGTACTCGGCGGAGAGCAAACAGACTTCCAACGTAACTGGACTAAAGAAGGAAAAACCTTCATGTCCTTGTTCAGGGAAGCCGTTCAAGACGGACTAGAAAAAGTTGGTCTTACTCCTGACGAAATCAAAAAGTTAAACAAACAAAATCGTATCGGTGTTTTCGTTGGAAACTTCGATGCAGAACAATATGCAGTCCAAGGACACTTGGGAGCTTTCTTAACTGAAGTTGATCCTTGTTTCTTCGGAGTTCCAGGCGCTCGTTATGAAGCTGCTTGTGCTTCCGGCTCTGTTGCTCTAGATGCTGCTCAAACCAAACTTCGCTCTAAAGATTATGATGTAGCGATCGTTGTTGGTATGGAAATTATGAAGACAGTTTCTTCTTCCGTAGGTGGAGACTTCTTAGGAACAGCAGCTTATTACGACAAAGAAGCTAAGGGAGTTCAATTCCCATTCCCTAAACTTTTCGGAAAACTCGCGGACGTTCTTTTAGAGCGTTACAAGTTGGATGAAAAACGTTATATGGGAGCTCTTGCGGAAATTTCTAGAATCAATTACGCAAACGCAAAACGTAACCCTAAAGCTCAAACTCGCTCTTGGTTCATGAATAATGAACATGCAAATTCAAGAGGCGGAGAGTTCAATATGGCAGTGGGTGGACGCCTTGCAATCACCGACTGTTCTCAAGTAACTGACGGCGCTGCGTTAGTAGTTCTTGCTAACAAGAATTACGCAGAAGAGTTCGCTAAGAAAAAAGGAACTAAACTTTCTGCTTATCCTAAGATCAAAGGATGGGGTCATAGAGTTGCTCCAATCACTTTCGAAGCAAAAGTTGCTGAATCTAAAGGTGACAAATGGGTTCTTCCTTGGACTCGCCAAACCGTTAAAGATGCATTCGACCGTTCCGGTTTGAACACTAAGGACATCGACGTATTCGAAACTCACGACTGTTTCACTTCTTCCGAGTATGCAGCGATCTCCGCTTTCGGGATCACTCAACCTGGTAAAGAACACGAAGCAATCGAAGACGGAGTGATCGACTTCCACGGTAAAAAACCGATCAACCCATCCGGTGGACTTATCGGAGCGGGACACCCTGTTGGAGCTTCCGGTGTGAGAATGATGTTAGACATCTATAAACAAGTTACCGGAACTGCAGGTGATTACCAAGTAGAAGGCGCTAAAAATGGACTGATGCTCAATATCGGAGGATCAGCAACCACCAATTACGTGTTCGTAGTCGGAAAATAA
- a CDS encoding TlpA family protein disulfide reductase encodes MKKILLVLISLVTFGNLSASPKDQYEIPNVPLYSLDLERKTLYQELNQIPEEDLVILNFTSSDCPPCKEEVPNLLEYSKKWNGSHPKTKLHLWIVFVGDDPNSVSKLANELGIKKQASLYFDSLQTSMRILEFPGTPTTIVVNKKKVLFKEYGYNEENWSKMISILENRK; translated from the coding sequence ATGAAAAAGATCCTTTTGGTCCTAATCTCACTGGTTACTTTTGGAAATCTTTCCGCAAGTCCAAAAGATCAATACGAGATCCCAAACGTTCCCCTTTATTCCTTGGATCTAGAAAGAAAAACATTATACCAAGAACTTAACCAAATACCGGAAGAAGATCTGGTTATTCTAAATTTCACTAGCTCTGACTGCCCTCCTTGCAAAGAAGAAGTCCCAAATCTATTAGAATATTCTAAAAAATGGAACGGCTCTCATCCAAAAACGAAACTACATCTTTGGATCGTGTTTGTAGGAGATGATCCAAATTCCGTTTCTAAATTAGCCAATGAGTTAGGGATCAAAAAGCAAGCTTCCTTATATTTTGATAGCTTACAAACAAGTATGAGAATTTTAGAATTTCCAGGAACTCCTACAACCATAGTCGTTAACAAGAAAAAAGTCCTATTCAAAGAATATGGATACAACGAAGAAAACTGGTCCAAAATGATTTCCATTCTGGAAAATAGGAAATAA